The genomic DNA GGGCTGAGCAGCAAGATCCATGCCGCGGTCGATGCCGCCGGGCTGCCGCTGGTCTTCGTGCTCACGCCCGGCCAAGCCGGCGACTGCCCGCGATTCACCACTGTCCTGGACAAGATCCGCGTGGCCGGACCGGTGGGCCGGCCACGGACCCGCCCGACGGCGGTGGCCGCGGACAAGGCCTATTCCTCCAAGGCTAACCGTGCCTATCTGCGCCGCCGCAGGATCGGCGCGGTCATCCCGGAGAAGAGCGACCAGCAGGCCAACCGGAAGAAGAAGGGCTCAGCCGGTGGGCGGCCTGCCGCCTTCAATCCCGAGCGCTACCGGCAGCGCAACACCATCGAACGCTGCTTCCAGAAGATCAAGGCCTGGCGTGGCCTGGCGACCCGCTACGACAAGGCCCCGGAAAGCTACGAGGCCGGGCTCTACCTCCGGGGCTTGATCCTGTGGTTAAGACTCCTCACCTCAACCACATGATCCGAACTCTAAACAGCTCCTAGTCCGAGTTGAGCTTCGATCAGGTCGCAGGTGTCGCGCATCCGGTACCAGTTGCCGTGCAGGTTCGGGCGTCGTCCGTCTTGGCGGGCGAGGGTGGCGATGAGGTGGATGTGGTCGCGGGCGTGCCGAAGAGCGATCCACCGGCAGGCGAATAGGTCGCCGAAGGGAGCGATGCCCGCGGCGTCCAGTAGGCGGGCGGCGATCTGCGCCCAGGTGGTGTCGGTGAGGACGCGGTCGTGGCGGGCGGTCAGGACGGTGCAGTGCCAGACGTGGCGGCGCAGCGGGTAGGGGGAGACGTCGACCGGCCGGTTCAGGTGGGCGGCGAGATCGTCGAGAGTGGCCTCGCCAGTGGCGGGGTCGGGCTCGAAGGGGTCCCAGGCGGCGATGAGGTGGGGGTCGCGCTGGTGTTCGTAGCGGCTGGTGCTTGGCCCATACAGCTCGCGCAGCAACTCGCGTGTGCGTGAGCCAGGACCGGGATGCACCATGGCGATCACGTCGAAGTCGTCTTCCGGCTGGCGTGGCGGGTCAGGGCGTCGGCGGCTTGCTCGATGCGGCGGGCAGCCCGGGTCAGCTCGGGCAACACCGTGTGAGCATCGGCGGTGGGGAGCAGGGCGGCGATGCGGGCCAACTCGATGCGGGCGTGCAGGAGTTCGGCGATGCGTTCGCGGTCGGTGGCCGGGAGCAGCACCAGGGCGTGGCGGGCGGTGGTGGTGACGGTGTGGGCGGCGTAGGCGCCGGGCGACATCCCGGCGCGGGCGGCCGCGGCCCGGATGTCGGCGAGCTCGCCGGCTGACAGCTTGAGCGGGCCCAGGCGGTGCGAGCGGGCGCGGGCGGCGCGTCGCCGACGGCGTCGGGGCGCGGGCGGAACAGGGGCTGGCTCTGGAGCCTGGGCTTGGTCGACGGGGAGCGTCATGTCGAGTCCCGGGTACCAGGCGGGGTGCGGGCGGGCAGGTCATCGTCGTGGTGGTAGCGCAGGCTGTACAGGACGTCGTCGGCGACGTCGACGCGGCTGGGGTCGAGGTCGCTGCTGAGCAGGCCGGCGCACTTCAGCGCGGATTCAGCCTCGCGCCAGCCTGGCTGATCGCGGTATTCGGCGTAGGTGGGAGTGTGGCCGCAGGCCAGCGCGGTGAGCAGGACGACGGCTTGGTGGCCGGTGAGACCGGCCTGCGCCTGGCCGGTGGCGCGGACCGCGCGGTGCTGGTCAGCGCTGAGCACGTCGGTGCGCGGGGCGAGAGTGAAGCGGTGGGGCGGGACACGGCGCACAGCCATCGGTCCGCCAACTTGCGGATGGGCCAGCGCGTAGGTAAGGGCGTCATGGGTGCGCGCCAGGCTCCAGCTGAGGGCGCCGGCGAGGTGCTCGGCGCTCAATGCCTTCGGGGCGGCGTGGGCCAGCGCGTTGACCACGATCGCGGCGTCGGCGTCGCTGCGGGATGGGTCGTCGGCGGGCACGCGGCCCGGCGCTGGATGGATGTCCAGGACGGCCCGCAGTTCGGGGACAAGGTCGGCGGGATGCAGGTCCAAGTGGCGGGCGAGCTCGATGATGGCCCATATGGGGCGCCTGCTCAGCTGGTTCAGGTGAGGGTCGTGCAGGTGATGGGGGTGGATGCCGAGCAGGTCGCCCAGCTCCCAGCGCGACAGGCCTGCGGCTTGCAGCCGTTCACGGAAGAGCGTCTCGTTCATCGCGTTCCTTCACGATGTGTGCCGCTGCCCGGCGGCCGGCACGGTGGGGCGGGGCGGGGGATGACCAGCTTCGGGTCGGTGCCGATGCGCGCGACCTGCAGGCCGCGTTCGGTGAGCCAGCTGGGTGCGCGCGCGCGCTCTGCCCGACGTCGGAGCCGTGCGGGCAGTCCTCGCCGTGTAGCCAGGGCGGATCCAGGCCGATCTGCTGGCAGGTGCGGCGGATGGCGCCGAGCAACAGCATCTGAGGATCGCGATGGGCGGCGTGGAGGTGGACGAAGTAGGGGTCGCGGTCGGCGGCGTCTTGGCGGCGGCGATGCGCCAGGTGGGCGATGAACAGGGCGCGGGCGTGGGGTGGGATGCAGAGAGGTTCGGGCCCGGCGAACTCGTGCCAGGCGCTATCGCGCACGTGCAGTTCATGCGGCAGCGAGCGCCGGGTGCCGGTGCCGGGGTAGCTGATGCGGTGGATGGTGTCGGGCCCGGGCTGGCCAGGGGTGTGGACGGCGGAGCCGTCGGCGGCGATGTCGCCGACGAGCAGGAATCCGAAGTGGGTGCTGGCGTGGTTGAGATGGAGCGCCAGCGCGGTCGCCGCCGCGGTGTCGGTACGGCCCACGGCGTGCAGCCGGGCGCTGACGAGTGCGGTGAGATCGCCGGGCAGACGCCACTCGGGGTCGGGGCCGAGGGTCTCGGGCCGCCAGTTGAGACGGATACCGGCCAGGAACAGCGCGGCCTGGACGGCGCGCAGCCGGATCAGCGCGCTGCGGTCGGTAGCCGCACGGCCGACGGTGTCGTCGCGTAGCCAGCCGGTGACGGCGCCGTTCAACCGGTGCGGCGTGGCCGAGGCGAGGTCGAGGCGCGCCAGCCAGGCGTCGGTGGCCGCGGCGGTGGCATGGAAGTCCTGCTTCACAGCGGCGAAGTCGTCGCCGGGCAAGTGCCGTCGGCAGGTGGCCAGGAAGGTGGTGAAGTCGGCTGCCGGCAAGGCGGGCTGCTGATCGGGCTCGCGGGTGCGGGGATGTGCGGGGCTTGGCAGGAGCCGGCGGAAGTCGTCGAGGCCGATCACGTCGACGGGCCGATCCAGCAGGGCGTGCAGACGGGCGATCGCCTCGTGGTGGGGTGCGGCCCAGATCAGCCACAAGGTGGCATCCGCCGTCACCGCAGTGTGGGCCAGGACCTCCAGTTGGCCGGCGGTGAGGCGGTGGGCGCGGTCGATGATGAGGTCGGTGACGGCTTGGCCGCGTAGCCAGGCGGCCGCGGCCGGCCAGGTGCTCGCGGCGAGGCGTTCGGTGCGGGCGGCGTACGGGTTCTTGCCGAGCGCGACCAGCAGGTCCAGGCCCAGGCTGTGCACGCTGGCGGTGCCGGGGGTGGGACGCACGACCACCTGGCTGTGGCCGGGCCCGTCCAAGGTGTTGAGGTGATGGCTGACCGCGACGTCGTCGCAGGCGTTGTCGACCAGCACGAAGCGGCCGCCTGGCGGCAACCACAGGTGTGGCGGAGCAGGCCGTTCGGCGATCCCGTGGGAGGGTCTGGCGGCGGACGAGGTCATCGCGCGCCGCCGCCGAGCAGGGTGTAGGCGTTGGCGGCGATGTCGGCGTCGACGCGCTCGCGGCCGGCTTCGTGGCACAGGTCGGCGGCGGTGTGGGTGAAGGCGGCCCAGTCGCGCAGCGTGCCGTGGGCGTAGGTGTCGTCGATGTCCAGCAGCAGGCCGTCATCGACACCGGCGTAGACGGGGTGGTATTCGCGCATCAGCGCGGGAATCTCGGCGCGCTCGATCGGCTGGAACGGCAGACGGCGGAAGACGCGCGAGCGCAGCATCGGCTCGCGCGAGAGCACCTCCCAGCAGCCGTCCCCGCCGACGTACAGCAGCGCGAAGCGGGTGTCGCCGTGGTCGTGCAGATGACGCAGTTGCTCGAGGCAGTCGCCGTTCATACGCTGCGCCTCATCGATCACCAGCAGCCGGGGCGGTCCGCTCAGCAACTCGATCAGGGCGGTGATGAGGTAGAAGCGGTTGCCGCTACGCGGCTTGGCGCCGGTGAGCGTCTTGACCAGTTCCTCGGCCAGCTGCCGCATGGTGGGCTTGCTGGTGAAGACGAGCGTGTGCGTCCGCATCGGGTCGCGTCCGCCGTGCCCGGCCCGCAGATCCTCCAGCGCTGTCTCGACCGCGAAGGTCTTGCCGGTGCCCGCGCTGCCGTGGATGACGCCGCAGGCCAGTTTGTCGGCCAGGTCGCCGATGATGCGGCGGGTGAGAGCGAGCTGGTCGGTCTCCAGCGTCTTGGCTTCGGTGAGGTTGGTGAAGTGCTGCGGCATCGTCGCCTACTCCCTGGTCTCGGGATCGTCAGGTTCGGGCGCGGAGACCGGTGATGTGCGGGTGCGGCCGCTGGGCAGGCCAAGAAGATCGGAACGCGCCTTGCGCGCCAGCGCTTCGTCGCGGCGGCGCTGCGTGCGTGGCGGCGCGGTCGTGGGCTGCAGCCGGGACTGCTCGGCAGGTTCGGCGCCGGTGAGCGGAGCCAGTTCGACGCGCGCCCGGGCGGTGGCCCGGCGGCGCTGGCGGCCGAGTTCCCTGGCTTCGTCGCGAGCGTGGGCGCGGAAGGCCTCTTGCTGTTCGGCGGTGAGCTGGTCGGCCGGGTAGGCGGTGCATAGGTGCGCGCCGTCAAGGTAGATCTCCACCGAGCGGTCGTCGTGCGGCATGTAGCGCACGATCACGTGCTGTCCGCCGCGGCCTCGCAGTTCAGGGGCGACGTAGGCGAAGTTGTTGAACTGCACCCCGGCCTTGCCGATGGTGCGCTCAGTGGAGGCCAGCAGCAGGTGGCGCAGGCTGGCCGCGTCGATCCGCTGTAGCGCGCTGGGGTCGTCGTGCCAGGCCTGCAGCGGGGTGCGGCCGGCCAGCATGCGGTGCGGGCGCTCGGTGTTGTACCAGGACACCCATTGGGCGAAGCGAGCGGCGAACCGTTCGATCCGCATCGGCGCGACCTGCGCGTCGGCAGCTCGGGCACGTGCGGCGGCCCGGTCGTCCAGCGGTCCGTACAACCGGCCGCCGGCCTCGCGTGGCCCTTTGGTGTAGCCGGGAAGCCCGCCGAGCAGCGTCTGGTCGATCGTGCGGTGCAGGCGTTCCACCTTGCCCTTGCGGTGGGGCTGAAAGGCGGGCAGCCGGTGACCGGCGACGCACAGGGCGGCGAACACGTCGCGGACCGCGGTGGCGGTGAACTCCAGCCCGCGATCGATCCGGTAGGCGGCCGGCACGGCCCCGTACGGGCCGCGGGCCACATCGTAGACCAGCGCCATCCGGATCGCGGTCAGCACGGTGCCGGTGTGCGGGGTCAACGCGATCGCCCAGCCGATCAGCGAGCGGGTGCCGTCGTCGAGCACCGTGGTCAGCCACGGGCACACCGCCGGGCCGCGCGGCGGAAGCACCAGGACGGGCAGCTGCTTGTGGTCCATCTCCCACACCTCGTTGCGCCGCGAGGGTCCGCGCGTGAGATAGACGCCAGCCGCCCGGCGGCCAGCCTCTCCGTGTCGCCAGGCCGCCAGTTGCGCCGGAGTCAGCTCGCGGCGGAACGCGCGCTGCAGCGTCCGTAGCGATACCTGCGCGCTACCGGCCCAGCCGGACGCGAGGAACTCCGGCACCGCCGCGCCCGCCACCTGACTTTCGCTTTCGCCGCTCACCGAAGCGGAACGAGCACGATGAACGGCGGCGATGTTGCCGCCGTAGCAGGCGAAGGCCTCTCGATCGGTCTCGCTGAGCTGGTACTCCGACGGCGTTGACAGCCCCTTGTCCAGCCGCCGCCACACGGTCCGCTCGCTGAGTCCCACCCCGTGGGCGGCCAGCCGCACATGCTCAGTCGTCAGCTGCCCAGCGTTCTTCAAGGCCATCAGCCGGGCGATTGCGGCCCGCTCCTGTTCGCGATCGGCCCGGGCCACGCTGCCCTCCCACACGCCGAGACGGAAGCCGTTAAGCGCAACGTAGCAAGGCAAACACGATCAGTCGCGGCGTTTGGTGTATCTCGGGAACGTCTTCTTCCTCACCCGCTATGCAGAGAGCGACCCGGCGCACAACGGCGGGATCACGCCAGTGTTCGCGGCGGTGGCCACCAGACGCCGCATGCCTTCGGGGACTTTCGCGCCGAACGGCTGGCCTTGCCGATGCGCCCGCAGGGAGTTGTTGAAGATCGTGATAGTGGTGTGGAACAGGCCGGGCGGCACCGGGTGGCCCAGGCGCTGCTCGACGCCGGACTGGAGCTCGCCGATGTCCCTGGCCTCCGGCAGCACCGCGGCGATGGTGTCGATGATCAGGTCGAGCCTGGTCATGATCAGATCAGATTCGCGCGGATGTACTTCGAGGGAGGTGCCGTACTCGTTGCGGCGCACCGTGATCGTGAACCCGTCCTGCTCCAGCGCCGCGCGCAGCCGGTGGCGCGGCTCGGGTTCGT from Nonomuraea muscovyensis includes the following:
- a CDS encoding Mu transposase C-terminal domain-containing protein is translated as MARADREQERAAIARLMALKNAGQLTTEHVRLAAHGVGLSERTVWRRLDKGLSTPSEYQLSETDREAFACYGGNIAAVHRARSASVSGESESQVAGAAVPEFLASGWAGSAQVSLRTLQRAFRRELTPAQLAAWRHGEAGRRAAGVYLTRGPSRRNEVWEMDHKQLPVLVLPPRGPAVCPWLTTVLDDGTRSLIGWAIALTPHTGTVLTAIRMALVYDVARGPYGAVPAAYRIDRGLEFTATAVRDVFAALCVAGHRLPAFQPHRKGKVERLHRTIDQTLLGGLPGYTKGPREAGGRLYGPLDDRAAARARAADAQVAPMRIERFAARFAQWVSWYNTERPHRMLAGRTPLQAWHDDPSALQRIDAASLRHLLLASTERTIGKAGVQFNNFAYVAPELRGRGGQHVIVRYMPHDDRSVEIYLDGAHLCTAYPADQLTAEQQEAFRAHARDEARELGRQRRRATARARVELAPLTGAEPAEQSRLQPTTAPPRTQRRRDEALARKARSDLLGLPSGRTRTSPVSAPEPDDPETRE
- a CDS encoding ATP-binding protein, yielding MPQHFTNLTEAKTLETDQLALTRRIIGDLADKLACGVIHGSAGTGKTFAVETALEDLRAGHGGRDPMRTHTLVFTSKPTMRQLAEELVKTLTGAKPRSGNRFYLITALIELLSGPPRLLVIDEAQRMNGDCLEQLRHLHDHGDTRFALLYVGGDGCWEVLSREPMLRSRVFRRLPFQPIERAEIPALMREYHPVYAGVDDGLLLDIDDTYAHGTLRDWAAFTHTAADLCHEAGRERVDADIAANAYTLLGGGAR